TTCAAATTACTCTGACGGACGAGCGCAGCGATGTCTCGAATACGTTCAAATTCGACGGCGGCATCGTGTCTTTCGTCGAATATTTGAACCAGAACCGCGAGCCGGTGCATGCTCCTCCTATTTACGCCGAAGGCTCGAAGGACAACATTTCAGTTGAGGTTGCCTTGCAGTACAACGAAGGTTATTCCGAGAACATTTATTCGTTTGCCAATAACATCAACACGCATGAGGGCGGCACGCACGAATCGGGCTTCAAAAGCGCGCTCACGCGCATTATGAACGATTTCGCCCGCAAATATAACGCGATTAAAGAGAATGACGCGAACTTGTCCGGCGACGACGTGCGCGAAGGCCTCACGGCGATCATTTCCGTCAAAATTCCGGAGCCGCAGTTCGAAGGCCAGACCAAAACGAAGCTTGGCAACAGCGAGGTACGGGGCATCGTCGAATCCGTATTTTCCGAGAAGCTGCAGGAATTTATGGACGAGAATCCGGCCGTATCCCGCAAAATTGTGGAGAAGAGCATCCAGGCAGCCAGAGCCCGCGAAGCGGCGAGGAAAGCCCGCGAGCTGACGCGCCGCAAAAGCGCGCTGGAAGTCAGCTCGCTACCCGGCAAGCTGGCGGACTGCTCCTCCAAGGACGCTTCCATCAGCGAAGTGTACATCGTCGAAGGCGACTCCGCCGGCGGCTCCGCCAAGCAGGGACGCGACCGCCATTTTCAGGCGATTTTGCCATTGCGCGGTAAAATTTTGAACGTGGAAAAGGCGCGCCTCGATAGAATTTTGTCCAACATGGAAATTCGTGCGATCATTACGGCGCTCGGCTGCGGGATCGGCGACGATTTCGACATTTCCAAAGCGCGTTATCACAAAATCATCATCATGACGGACGCGGACGTCGACGGAGCGCATATCCGGACGCTGCTGCTGACGTTTTTTTACCGGTACATGCGGAAGCTGATCGAAAGCGGCTATGTGTACATCGCCCAGCCGCCGCTTTACAAGCTGGAGAAAAACCGCGTTATTCGCTACGCATATAACGATAAGCAGAAAGATGCGATTTTGCAGGAACTCGGCGAAGGGCAGAAAGTGAACGTTCAGCGTTATAAAGGTCTGGGCGAGATGAACCCGGGCCAGCTGTGGGAAACGACGATGGATCCGGAAAGCCGCACCTTGCTTCAGGTAACGATTGAAGACGCGATCGAAGCGGATCTTATGTTCGATACGCTCATGGGCGATAACGTAGAGCCGCGGCGCGATTTTATCCAACAGCATGCGAAGTATGTGAAAAATCTCGATATCTAGTCTGAAGGAGGTCCGTTATGGCCGAAGAAATGCGATCGCAAGTCAAGGAAATCGACATCGGCTCGGAAATGCGCACGTCCTTCATGGACTACGCGATGAGCATTATCGTGAGCCGTGCGCTTCCCGATGTGCGGGACGGCCTGAAGCCGGTCCATCGGCGAATTTTGTTCGCGATGTCCGAGCTGGGGATGTCTCCGGACAAGCCTTATAAAAAATCGGCGAGAATCGTCGGTGAGGTTATCGGTAAATACCACCCTCACGGCGATGCGGCCGTCTATGAAACGATGGTGCGGATGGCGCAGGATTTTTCGCTCCGCTACATGCTGGTCGACGGTCACGGGAACTTCGGTTCGATCGACGGCGACGGCGCGGCGGCGATGCGTTATACCGAAGCGCGCCTTTCCAAAATCGCGATGGAGCTTTTGCGCGACATCGGCAAAGAAACGATCGATTTTGTTCCCAACTATGACGGGGAAGAACAAGAACCGGCTGTTTTGCCGGCGCGTTACCCGAACCTGCTCGTCAACGGCTCCTCAGGGATTGCCGTCGGGATGGCGACGAACATTCCGCCGCATAATCTACGCGAGGTCATTGACGGAGTGCAGCAGTTGATTGAGAACCCGGATATTACGCCGCTTGAACTGATGCAGTCGATCAAAGGGCCCGACTTTCCGACAGCCGGGTATATTATGGGCCGGGAAGGCATCAGGCAAGCGTACACGACCGGCCGCGGCTCCGTCACGATGCGCGCCCGCGCAACGATCGAGGAGCATAACAACAAGGCTCGTATCATCGTGCACGAGCTGCCTTACCAGGTCATTAAAGCAAGGCTGATTGAGAAAATCGCCGAGCTCGTCCGCGAAAAGAAAATCGACGGCATCACCGACCTAAGGGACGAATCGGATCGCAACGGGATGCGGATCGTTATCGAGCTGCGCCGCGACGTCAATCCGAACGTCGTCCTGAACAATCTGTACAAACATACCGCCATGCAGTCCAATTTCGGGATCATCATGCTTGCTCTCGTGAACGGGGAGCCTAAGGTTTTGAACCTGAAGGACATGCTGTATCATTACCTGCAGCACCAGAAGGAAGTCATTCGTCGTCGTACGGAATACGATTTGCGAAAGGCCGAAGCCCGCGCCCATATTCTCGAAGGCTTGCGCATCGCCCTCGATCATCTGGACGAGGTCATTGCTCTCATTCGATCTTCCCGTACGGCGGAAGAAGCGAGAGACGGGCTGATGAGCCGGTTCCAGCTCAGCTACGATCAGGCGCAGGCGATCTTGGACATGCGCTTGCAGCGTCTGACCGGGTTGGAACGCGACAAGATCGAGGAAGAATATGCCGAGCTGCTGAAAAAGATCGCCGAATACAAAGCGATTTTGGCGGATGAGCAGCTGCTGCTGAACATCATCAGCGAGGAACTGCGCGAAATCAAAGAAAAATTCGGCGACGAGCGCCGCACCGAGATCACGGTTGGGGAAGAAAGCATTGAGGACGAGGACCTGATTCCGCAGGAAGACGTCATCATTACGATTTCCCATGCCGGATATATTAAACGTTTGCCGGTCAGCACCTACCGCAGTCAAAAGCGGGGCGGCAAAGGCGTGCTCGGGATGGACACGAAGGATAACGATTTCGTCGAGCATCTTTACGTCACCAATACCCATCATTACCTGATGTTTTTCACAAACAAAGGGAAAGCCTACAGGCTGAAGGCTTACGAGATTCCGGATCTAAGCCGCACGGCCCGGGGGACGCCGATCATCAACCTGATTCAAATCGAACAGGGCGAAACGATCAATGCGGTCATTCCGGTCGAAAGCTTCGATTCCGATAAATTTTTATTTTTTGCCACGAGAAACGGAATTGTCAAAAAGACGCCTTTGGACGATTACTCCAATATCCGCAAAGGCGGTTTGATCGCCTTGTCCTTGCGTGAGGATGACGATTTGATCGGAGTCAAACTGACGGACGGTAAACAGTCGATCATTATGGGCACCAAAGAAGGCATCTCTATTCACTTCCCGGAAGAGGATGTACGTCCGATGGGACGCGCAGCTACCGGAGTGAAAGGGATCCAGCTCAGCGAAGGCGACGTCGTGATCGACATGGATGTTTCGGACGAGGCCAATACGGTGCTTATTGTAACTTCCAAAGGATTCGGCAAGCGGACGCCGGTTTCCGAATACCGGATGCAAACGCGCGGCGGCAAAGGGATCAAAACTTTGAATGTGACGCCGAAAAATGGCCACGTCGTCGCTCTGAAGGTCGTAAGCGAAGACGAAGATTTGATGGCCATCACCGCGATGGGCACGATTATCCGGACCAGTATGGCGGGAATTTCCGTAATGGGTCGAAATACCCAGGGCGTGAGAATTATCAACATCCGCGAGGAAGACGAAGTTTCAACGGTGACGCGGGTTGAAAAGAGCGATGAATCGTCAGAAATGGAAGATTCTAGTCCAAACGTCACAGAATAATATGAACAAAATGCGGAATGGGGCTTACATCCCCATTCTTTTTGTTTTAAAATAGAGACCATAGACATTGGTAAGGTGGGAGTAGCATGGCAACAGTTCCCGTTTCGCAATTAAAGACCGGTGAGAAAATAATCGAGAACGTTCAGACGAAGCTTGGCAGTGTGCTTTTTCAGAAAGGTAAAATCGTCACGGAGCGGGATATTGAAATTTTGCGGGCATTCCTTATTCCCAGCGTCGTCATAGAATCCAAGTCTGCCGAAGTGTCGGAGGCTGCCGAAGCACCGCCGGAGGAACCGGTCAGTACGGTTTTGCCTTTTTACTTGCAGTACGACAAGATGTTTGGATTGTTGAAAAAAGTATTTAATTTGGCGAATGCGAATCAAAGTTTGCCGATCCTGGAGATCCGCACAGCGATGGAATCGCTCATCCAGACGATCGATCATTACAACATATTGACGTTTTCGCCGCGTAACAATACCGTTAGAGACTTTGTGTATCACAAAAGCATAATGGTCAGCTTAACTTCCTATATGCTGGGTAAGTGGCATGGGCTGCCTCAAAAGGATCTGATGCCGGTTGCCTTGGGCGGATTGCTTCACGATATCGGAAACAGCAAGATCGACGATGCCATTTTGTATAAGCCGGGCAAGCTGACCGAGCAGGAGCTTGAGGAAGTGAAGCGGCACACGGTGATCGGTTATAACATTTTAAAATCATTGCCTGCCGTCAATGAAGGCGTAAAGCTTTGTGCGGTGCAGCATCATGAGCGGGAGGACGGTTCGGGATATCCGCTGGGGGTCAAGGGGGATAAGATTCATCTGTACGCTAAAATCGTCGCTATCGCCGATATGTTTCATGCTATGACTACGCACCGTGCGCATAAAAAAGCCGAGTCGCCCTATCTTGTATTAGAGGAGCTCTTTCAGGAAGCGTTCGGTAAGCTGGACCCTGTGCTGGTGCAAACATTTATCAATAAAGTGACCCAATTCCACAACGGTACTCTTGTTAAGCTCAGCGACAACCGCATCGGGGAAATTGTGTTTTCCGACAGGGCGAACCCAACGCGGCCTTGGGTTAACATCAACGGGACGATCGTCAACCTGACCGTAGAAAGAAACTTATTTATTAAGGACGTTATTCAAAAATAATCTGTATAAAATTAACTGTGCCTGGGGCTTGACTTGGCCCGGCGGTTTGTGATAAATTATCTCTTGCCGCTCAAAACGGCACGGTTTTTTTTTGCAGGACTTCGTTCCGAAAGCCTTATTCCAGAAGTCGTCTATAACGATCGGCACCATTTAAAAGTTTTCTAAAAAAAGGTGCTTGCATCGTACAAGGCAAATGTGATATATTAATCAAGTCGCCGCAAAACGGCTGATACAAATCAACAAAGTTTGCTCTTTGAAAACTGAACAACGAGTAACGTGCGGATCTTGATTCGAATGAGTCGAATCCAACAATAAGTCAGTAACGTAATTGAGCTATACAAACAGCTTCAATCCCAGCAATGGGACTTTATTGGAGAGTTTGATCCTGGCTCAGGACGAACGCTGGCGGCGTGCCTAATACATGCAAGTCGAGCGGATCTTTCCTTCGGGAAAGGTTAGCGGCGGACGGGTGAGTAACACGTAGGCAACCTGCCTGTAAGATCGGGATAACTACCGGAAACGGTAGCTAAGACCGGATAGATGGTTTCTCCGCATGGGGAGATCAAGAAACGCGGAGCAATCTGTGGCTTACAGATGGGCCTGCGGCGCATTAGCTAGTTGGTGGGGTAACGGCCCACCAAGGCGACGATGCGTAGCCGACCTGAGAGGGTGATCGGCCACACTGGGACTGAGACACGGCCCAGACTCCTACGGGAGGCAGCAGTAGGGAATCTTCCGCAATGGACGCAAGTCTGACGGAGCAACGCCGCGTGAGTGATGAAGGTTTTCGGATCGTAAAGCTCTGTTGCCCTGGACGAACGCTTGGGAGAGTAACTGCTCTCAAGGTGACGGTACAGGAGAAGAAAGCCCCGGCTAACTACGTGCCAGCAGCCGCGGTAATACGTAGGGGGCAAGCGTTGTCCGGAATTATTGGGCGTAAAGCGCGCGCAGGCGGTTCTTTAAGTCTGGTGTTTAAGCCCAGGGCTCAACCCTGGTTCGCACCGGAAACTGGAGGACTGGAGTGCAGGAGAGGAAAGCGGAATTCCACGTGTAGCGGTGAAATGCGTAGAGATGTGGAGGAACACCAGTGGCGAAGGCGGCTTTCTGGCCTGTAACTGACGCTGAGGCGCGAAAGCGTGGGGAGCAAACAGGATTAGATACCCTGGTAGTCCACGCCGTAAACGATGAGTGCTAGGTGTCGGGGGTTTCGATACCCTCGGTGCCGAAGTCAACACAGTAAGCACTCCGCCTGGGGAGTACGCTCGCAAGAGTGAAACTCAAAGGAATTGACGGGGACCCGCACAAGCAGTGGAGTATGTGGTTTAATTCGAAGCAACGCGAAGAACCTTACCAGGTCTTGACATCCCTCTGAATGCCCTAGAGATAGGGCAGGCCTTCGGGACAGAGGAGACAGGTGGTGCATGGTTGTCGTCAGCTCGTGTCGTGAGATGTTGGGTTAAGTCCCGCAACGAGCGCAACCCTTGATCTTAGTTGCCAGCACGAAAGGTGGGCACTCTAAGATGACTGCCGGTGACAAACCGGAGGAAGGTGGGGATGACGTCAAATCATCATGCCCCTTATGACCTGGGCTACACACGTACTACAATGGCCGGTACAACGGGAAGCGAAGGAGCGATCTGGAGCGAATCTTTAGAAGCCGGTCTCAGTTCGGATTGCAGGCTGCAACTCGCCTGCATGAAGTCGGAATTGCTAGTAATCGCGGATCAGCATGCCGCGGTGAATACGTTCCCGGGTCTTGTACACACCGCCCGTCACACCACGAGAGTTTACAACACCCGAAGTCGGTGGGGTAACCCGGGTGCAAACTTGTTTGCACCTAGGAGCCAGCCGCCGAAGGTGGGGTAGATGATTGGGGTGAAGTCGTAACAAGGTAGCCGTATCGGAAGGTGCGGCTGGATCACCTCCTTTCTATGGAGTCCATGGCATCTGCAGGGTGCCGGACAAATACAATGCACGTTACTCGTTGCTCAGTTTTGAGAGAGCAAAGTCTCTTTCAACCATGGCATGGGAAACCAATGTTGGCAGCATCTGATGCTTGAACGACATGAGGTCCTATGTTAAGATGTTCTTCCGCTCGAGAGAGCGAGGACATTGTTCCTTGAAAACTAGATAGCGAAACAACTTCAAGCGAAAGCTTAGAATTCCTTTAGCAATGATTTAGCTTAGGTTAAGCTAATAAGAGCACACGGAGGATGCCTAGGCGCTAGGAGCCGAAGAAGGACGTGGCGAACGACGAAATGCCTCGGGGAGCCGTAAGCAGGCGTTGATCCGGGGATGTCCGAATGGGGGAACCCAGCCGAGGTAATACTCGGTTACCTCTACCTGAATACATAGGGTAGTTGGAGGCATACGAGGGGAACTGAAACATCTAAGTACCCTCAGGAGAAGAAAACAAGAGTGATTCCGTCAGTAGCGGCGAGCGAACGCGGAGTAGCCCAAACCAGGGGGCTTGCCCCCTGGGGTTGTGGGACGTCAATGTGCGAAAAGTTGGTTAGGCGAAGTAGTCTGGAAAGGCTCACCAAAGAGGGTAACAGTCCCGTAACCAAAAGCCAACGTATCGCTAGACGGATCCCGAGTACCGCGGGACACGAGGAACCCCGTGGGAAGCAGGCAGGACCATCTGCCAAGGCTAAATACTCCCTAGCGACCGATAGTGAAGCAGTACCGTGAGGGAAAGGTGAAAAGAACCGCGGGAGCGGAGTGAAACAGAACCTGAAACCGTGTGCTTACAAGAAGTCAGAGCCCGTTAAAGGGTGATGGCGTGCCTTTTGTAGAATGAACCGGCGAGTTACGTTCACGTGCGAGGTTAAGGTGAAGAGCCGAAGCCGCAGCGAAAGCGAGTCTGAATAGGGCGACTTGAGTACGTGGGCGTAGACCCGAAACCGTGTGATCTACCCCTGTCCAGGGTGAAGGTGCGGTAACACGCACTGGAGGCCCGAACCCACGAACGTTGAAAAGTTCGGGGATGAGGTGGGGGTAGGGGAGAAATTCCAATCGAACTCGGAGATAGCTGGTTCTCCCCGAAATAGCTTTAGGGCTAGCCTCGGGATAAGAGTAGCGGAGGTAAAGCACTGATTGGGTGCGGGGCCCGCCAAGGGTTACCAAGTCCAGTCAAACTCTGAATGCCGCATACTTATACCCGGGAGTCAGACGGTGAGTGCTAAGATCCATCGTCAAGAGGGAAACAGCCCAGATCATCAGCTAAGGTCCCCAAGTGTGTGTTAAGTGGGAAAGGATGTGGAGTTGCACAGACAACCAGGATGTTGGCTTAGAAGCAGCCACCATTGAAAGAGTGCGTAATAGCTCACTGGTCGAGTGACTCTGCGCCGAAAATGTAACGGGGCTAAACACACCACCGAAGCTATGGGTCCAGTAATGGGCAGTAGGGGAGCGTTGTATACGGGTAGAAGCTTGACTGTAAGGACAGGTGGACTGTATACAAGTGAGAATGCCGGTATGAGTAACGAAAAGATGGGTGAGAATCCCATCCGCCGAAAGCCTAAGGGTTCCTGAGGAAGGTTCGTCCGCTCAGGGTTAGTCGGGACCTAAGGCGAGGCCGAAAGGCGTAGTCGAAGGACAACAGGTCGAAATTCCTGTACCACCGTGAACCGTTATGAGCAATGGGGTGACGCAGAAGGGTAGTGACGCGGACTGATGGATGTCCGTCCAAGCAGTAAGGCTGGTGCGTAGGCAAATCCGCGCATCGTAAGGCTGAGCTGTGATGGGGAGGGAAACTTCGGGAGTACCGAAGGTCATGATCTCAAGCTGCCAAGAAAAGCCTCTAGCCAGGGAGAAGGTGCCCGTACCGCAAACCGACACAGGTAGGCGAGAAGAGAATTCTAAGGCGCGCGGAAGAACTCTCGTTAAGGAACTCGGCAAAATGACCCCGTAACTTCGGGAGAAGGGGTGCCCCGGTAAGGTGAATAGCCGGAGGGGGCCGCAGTGAAAAGGCCCAAGCGACTGTTTAGCAAAAACACAGGTCTGTGCGAAGCCGCAAGGCGAAGTATACGGGCTGACGCCTGCCCGGTGCTGGAAGGTTAAGGGGAGCGGTAAGGTGCAAACCGAAGCTGTGAACCGAAGCCCCAGTAAACGGCGGCCGTAACTATAACGGTCCTAAGGTAGCGAAATTCCTTGTCAGGTAAATTCTGACCCGCACGAATGGCGTAACGACTTGGGCGCTG
The window above is part of the Paenibacillus hamazuiensis genome. Proteins encoded here:
- the gyrA gene encoding DNA gyrase subunit A, with amino-acid sequence MAEEMRSQVKEIDIGSEMRTSFMDYAMSIIVSRALPDVRDGLKPVHRRILFAMSELGMSPDKPYKKSARIVGEVIGKYHPHGDAAVYETMVRMAQDFSLRYMLVDGHGNFGSIDGDGAAAMRYTEARLSKIAMELLRDIGKETIDFVPNYDGEEQEPAVLPARYPNLLVNGSSGIAVGMATNIPPHNLREVIDGVQQLIENPDITPLELMQSIKGPDFPTAGYIMGREGIRQAYTTGRGSVTMRARATIEEHNNKARIIVHELPYQVIKARLIEKIAELVREKKIDGITDLRDESDRNGMRIVIELRRDVNPNVVLNNLYKHTAMQSNFGIIMLALVNGEPKVLNLKDMLYHYLQHQKEVIRRRTEYDLRKAEARAHILEGLRIALDHLDEVIALIRSSRTAEEARDGLMSRFQLSYDQAQAILDMRLQRLTGLERDKIEEEYAELLKKIAEYKAILADEQLLLNIISEELREIKEKFGDERRTEITVGEESIEDEDLIPQEDVIITISHAGYIKRLPVSTYRSQKRGGKGVLGMDTKDNDFVEHLYVTNTHHYLMFFTNKGKAYRLKAYEIPDLSRTARGTPIINLIQIEQGETINAVIPVESFDSDKFLFFATRNGIVKKTPLDDYSNIRKGGLIALSLREDDDLIGVKLTDGKQSIIMGTKEGISIHFPEEDVRPMGRAATGVKGIQLSEGDVVIDMDVSDEANTVLIVTSKGFGKRTPVSEYRMQTRGGKGIKTLNVTPKNGHVVALKVVSEDEDLMAITAMGTIIRTSMAGISVMGRNTQGVRIINIREEDEVSTVTRVEKSDESSEMEDSSPNVTE
- the gyrB gene encoding DNA topoisomerase (ATP-hydrolyzing) subunit B, encoding MSVNQHAYDESQIQVLEGLEAVRKRPGMYIGSTSARGLHHLVWEVVDNSIDEALAGYCTAIEVIVHKDNSVTVIDNGRGIPVGEHPKMKRSTLEVVLTVLHAGGKFGGEGYKVSGGLHGVGISVVNALSEHVIVEVKVNGKVHVQEYRRGTPQYDVKVIGDTEETGTTVTFKPDPEIFTETTEFDYETLQSRLRELAFLNKGIQITLTDERSDVSNTFKFDGGIVSFVEYLNQNREPVHAPPIYAEGSKDNISVEVALQYNEGYSENIYSFANNINTHEGGTHESGFKSALTRIMNDFARKYNAIKENDANLSGDDVREGLTAIISVKIPEPQFEGQTKTKLGNSEVRGIVESVFSEKLQEFMDENPAVSRKIVEKSIQAARAREAARKARELTRRKSALEVSSLPGKLADCSSKDASISEVYIVEGDSAGGSAKQGRDRHFQAILPLRGKILNVEKARLDRILSNMEIRAIITALGCGIGDDFDISKARYHKIIIMTDADVDGAHIRTLLLTFFYRYMRKLIESGYVYIAQPPLYKLEKNRVIRYAYNDKQKDAILQELGEGQKVNVQRYKGLGEMNPGQLWETTMDPESRTLLQVTIEDAIEADLMFDTLMGDNVEPRRDFIQQHAKYVKNLDI
- a CDS encoding HD-GYP domain-containing protein; its protein translation is MATVPVSQLKTGEKIIENVQTKLGSVLFQKGKIVTERDIEILRAFLIPSVVIESKSAEVSEAAEAPPEEPVSTVLPFYLQYDKMFGLLKKVFNLANANQSLPILEIRTAMESLIQTIDHYNILTFSPRNNTVRDFVYHKSIMVSLTSYMLGKWHGLPQKDLMPVALGGLLHDIGNSKIDDAILYKPGKLTEQELEEVKRHTVIGYNILKSLPAVNEGVKLCAVQHHEREDGSGYPLGVKGDKIHLYAKIVAIADMFHAMTTHRAHKKAESPYLVLEELFQEAFGKLDPVLVQTFINKVTQFHNGTLVKLSDNRIGEIVFSDRANPTRPWVNINGTIVNLTVERNLFIKDVIQK